A single genomic interval of Cucumis sativus cultivar 9930 chromosome 5, Cucumber_9930_V3, whole genome shotgun sequence harbors:
- the LOC101215835 gene encoding receptor-like protein kinase FERONIA encodes MKILTPFFVFFFLLLLLLLLPPSTSQTSYYVPVDNIAVNCGTKAITDTGDRKWIGDVATNYSPSEPPNTVNKSTFKSIISNTISDEIYRTVRLSRSPFTYSFPVTAGPKFIRLYFYPEKYEEFNRSDAFFTVQAAQFTLLKNFSAALVADFINKSVIPREFCIHIAGEAPKLNITFTPSPNSYAFVNGIEVVSMPENLYYSPAEQGTTTPIIGNNIALELYHRKNLGGDDIFPSQDSGMYRNWDGTNLHITTKRVIPIHNDSVSINYTTSTPNFTATDSVYQSALILGVNRTLNSKQNLSFQLPVDVGFNYLVRLHFCQILMDQFQGKQKIFTVFINNQNITTVDIDSINTPLYRDYNARPMAVGNTSAILVDLHPLPSETFDVILNGYEVFKQSNGTNLAVPNPVVALAPEIKRGAKNSNATAIIAAVCSSVGFAILSSIVGFVVIWKQSKKMRKRRKKKKKTREDKLLPERRCRIFTFEEICEATDYFSKERQIGVGGFGAVYKGIFEDEDDLTVAIKRLNPESNQGEQEFVTEIELLSELRHFNLVSLIGYCLENKEMLLVYEYMPNGTFKDHLYDTSNSLLSWRKRLEICVGAARGLDYLHSGFDRPIIHRDVKTTNILLDENWVARVSDFGMSKLGQTNTAVSTAVKGTWGYLDPEYHRRLKVTEKSDVFSFGVILFEVLCGRKPLDPLAGEEKFKLTLWAKKCLEKGNAYEIIDPHLKGKISCDCLKQYLELATTCINDHSKHRPRMEVVEEKLRFILKLQEEADGDCPDTELSYPEEPFSPIRSSGGSLRTESYKSHIATMLSGSDFTVSSLMSEEMLSEQSSGSMAYSRKT; translated from the coding sequence ATGAAAATCCTTACTCccttcttcgtcttcttcttccttcttcttcttcttcttcttcttcctccctcCACTTCTCAAACTTCTTATTACGTCCCTGTCGATAACATAGCCGTCAATTGCGGTACCAAAGCCATCACTGACACCGGCGATCGAAAATGGATCGGCGACGTCGCTACTAATTACTCCCCATCCGAACCACCAAACACAGTCAACAAGTCCACCTTCAAGTCCATTATCTCAAACACCATCAGCGACGAGATCTACAGAACTGTACGCCTCTCTCGCTCTCCCTTCACCTACTCTTTCCCGGTCACTGCCGGCCCCAAATTCATCCGTCTCTACTTCTACCCGGAAAAATACGAAGAATTTAATAGATCCGATGCCTTCTTCACTGTTCAAGCTGCCCAGTTCACTCTCCTTAAAAACTTCAGCGCTGCCCTCGTCGCTGATTTCATCAATAAAAGCGTCATCCCAAGAGAATTTTGTATCCATATCGCCGGAGAAGCACCAAAGTTGAACATTACCTTCACCCCATCTCCGAATTCTTATGCCTTCGTCAACGGAATTGAAGTGGTCTCTATGCCGGAAAACCTCTACTACTCTCCTGCGGAGCAGGGAACGACGACGCCGATTATTGGAAACAACATCGCCCTTGAGCTTTATCATCGAAAAAATCTTGGCGGTGACGACATCTTTCCGAGTCAAGATTCCGGCATGTACCGAAATTGGGATGGGACTAATCTACATATAACAACCAAACGAGTTATCCCAATACATAATGACTCTGTTTCTATAAACTACACAACGAGCACTCCTAACTTCACAGCCACAGATTCAGTTTATCAGTCTGCTCTAATTCTGGGTGTGAATCGAACTCTcaattctaaacaaaatttatcgtTTCAATTGCCCGTTGATGTCGGGTTCAATTATTTGGTACGACTCCATTTTTGCCAAATTCTTATGGATCAGTTTCAAGGAAAACAGAAGATTTTCACAGTGTTCATCAATAACCAAAATATCACCACTGTCGATATAGATTCCATCAATACTCCTTTATACAGAGATTATAATGCACGGCCAATGGCGGTTGGGAATACTTCCGCTATCTTAGTTGATTTACACCCCTTACCAAGTGAGACCTTCGATGTGATTTTGAATGGATATGAAGTGTTCAAACAAAGCAATGGAACTAATCTTGCAGTACCAAACCCAGTGGTCGCTCTAGCACCAGAAATTAAACGGGGAGccaaaaattcaaatgcaaCAGCGATCATCGCTGCTGTGTGCAGTAGCGTGGGATTTGCCATATTATCTTCAATCGTTGGATTTGTGGTTATATGGAAACAGAGTAAGAAGATGaggaagagaaggaagaagaagaagaaaacaagagaGGATAAGTTGCTGCCGGAACGACGGTGCCGGATTTTCACCTTCGAAGAGATTTGTGAAGCGACAGATTACTTTAGCAAAGAGAGACAGATAGGAGTCGGAGGATTTGGTGCGGTTTACAAAGGAATTTTCGAGGATGAAGACGATCTCACCGTCGCAATCAAACGGTTGAACCCAGAATCCAACCAAGGCGAACAAGAATTCGTAACAGAGATTGAATTGTTATCGGAGCTCCGTCACTTCAACCTTGTATCTCTCATCGGATATTGCTTGGAAAACAAGGAAATGTTGCTAGTTTACGAATATATGCCAAACGGAACATTCAAAGATCATCTCTACGACACCTCGAATTCTCTTCTATCATGGAGGAAGCGCCTAGAAATCTGCGTTGGGGCAGCACGTGGTTTAGACTACCTACACTCCGGATTCGATCGACCCATCATCCACCGCGACGTGAAGACTACGAATATCCTTCTAGACGAAAATTGGGTTGCAAGAGTTTCCGATTTCGGGATGTCGAAATTGGGGCAAACCAACACGGCAGTCAGCACGGCAGTGAAAGGAACTTGGGGCTATTTAGACCCGGAATATCATCGACGTCTGAAAGTGACAGAAAAATCCGACGTATTCTCATTTGGGGTCATCTTGTTCGAAGTGCTGTGTGGGAGAAAACCATTGGACCCGCTTGCCGGTGAAGAGAAGTTCAAGCTTACGCTATGGGCTAAGAAATGCTTGGAGAAAGGGAATGCTTATGAAATTATCGATCCGCATTTAAAAGGGAAGATTTCATGTGATTGTTTAAAGCAATACTTGGAATTGGCGACAACGTGTATCAACGATCATTCAAAGCATCGGCCGAGAATGGAGGTGGTGGAGGAGAAATTAAGGTTCATCTTGAAGCTGCAAGAGGAAGCAGATGGGGATTGTCCGGACACGGAATTGAGTTATCCAGAGGAGCCATTTTCGCCGATAAGGTCATCAGGAGGTTCTCTACGGACTGAGTCGTATAAAAGCCACATCGCCACCATGCTCAGCGGCTCCGATTTCACGGTATCGTCGCTTATGAGTGAAGAAATGTTAAGTGAACAGAGCTCCGGTTCTATGGCGTATTCTCGGAAgacataa